A region of Dictyostelium discoideum AX4 chromosome 1 chromosome, whole genome shotgun sequence DNA encodes the following proteins:
- the atp5D gene encoding ATP synthase F1 delta gives MIRSIIKSSNNLLKSNVAINSNKRFFATEASATSDLLTFSLLSPHQTIYKDKKAQLVTLPGAKGIFGVAKNHVPRIAELKPGVIQINHENGDLEKFFISGGFAFVNPDASCYINTIEAVPIDQLDAEEVKNGLARYTQLYNDAQEENAKAVALIGLETYQQMAFACGVSA, from the coding sequence ATGATcagatcaattattaaatcaagcaacaatttattaaaatcaaacgTTGCtatcaatagtaataaaagattttttgCCACTGAAGCATCAGCCACCAGtgatttattaactttttcattattatcaccacACCAAACCATCTATAAAGATAAGAAAGCACAATTAGTTACACTTCCAGGTGCTAAAGGTATTTTTGGTGTTGCCAAAAACCACGTTCCAAGAATTGCTGAACTCAAACCAGGCGTTATTCAAATCAATCACGAAAACGGTGACTTGGAGAAATTCTTTATCAGTGGTGGATTCGCTTTTGTCAATCCAGATGCATCATGTTACATCAACACCATCGAAGCCGTCCCAATCGACCAATTAGATGCAGAGGAAGTTAAAAATGGTTTAGCTCGTTACACTCAACTCTACAATGATGCTCAAGAGGAAAATGCAAAAGCTGTCGCTTTAATTGGTTTGGAAACTTATCAACAAATGGCATTTGCTTGTGGTGTTTCTgcttaa
- the mtaA gene encoding XMAP215 family protein, which translates to MGDEEAPSGSIEDRINHKNWKWRVSGLEELTTKFRNSIEGSGPLFNEWGPQFKKILADINPMSQERALEPLSAFIDRCDCVNKFAASYVGVLVEKLFASTRPRAKEKTIECLLLTIEADSAEPVVEALLKGTSSTSPKILLASLAALTQALKTFGPKQIPVKLILKQFSPWFENRDKGIRDQASELFIEIYRWIGKALIPLISEALTPIQLKALQDQFEKLPTDPAVPLKYTRSEAAKALANASKGIQAKPEVVEEIDPYSLMTAVNILPKLTSEFYEGLQAKKWQERSEQMDKLVTILTNTPKIETADFSELCKALKKILADVNVMIVQKAVVSIGLLADSLRGGFTSYVKPFITPILEKFKEKKTSVLQSVHTTMDSLVGKSISLSDIIDELTATMQSKVPQIKQEVLVFICNSITNTKKPADITKVTKQLTKIFMEALNDTDSNIRDNASKAFAALGGIIGERAMTPYLNQIDPIKAKKIKDNMPAVATPVTITPQPLAPVDLKDIDLPVSSSNKKPAAATGNSKSSSTTTPTGRSSNSSPLPPPPSSSDDIKNKLIGAGIVNNEIIEGLGKTQWKDRLQAVDDILENVKGLTADSINGMSESIIQLLCDKPSLKESNFQVLSSIFSIFIQCCKNDSNFTQQRCANSYLTTCIEKLTDVKLKEISSELLFSTGESITPHAVFTSIYQFTSNHKNPKIIADSLVWIQQAIDEFGIGCCSNGIQQLKPLLDYTKQCLESTNPDVKKSAIKLLCTIKINIGATLTDFLGDVKKPTMEVLDREFQKIRDQKPPVPNRQWKGMPPPGSAPVQIEFPRVDISVKLTPAIITNLSDANWKTRSDALDEIERIIIDANRKIQPKLGGLIPALKNRLTDNNQKCTITTLNIIGMLSQAMGGQSFEKHARLLIPGILLLLGDSKKPVRDAVISCMNVIVQSDLGFDVFIGSLAAPMIQESAFTRKESLAWTIVNVTNMKAAPIPSEINTLAKGIISCLQDKSAEIRSLADNLLSILCTQIPLIEFKKELKHVKPASQPSIQTILDKYYQKTGQPIPPPSKTKQSTSSSSSSSSTTSQQSSTPSSPQPIRQQQQQQQQQPTQPQQQQQQQQRRSILQSNNGASNCEFIIFDINGKMNRQKTNQIPSWHFIEPTEEVVEILQDQVLQCFTEEFANLMFSSLPSNSQHMSDLMIGMIEQNPEAIISVLDILFRWITFKLFDTGLASQKRVLKILEILLNKLIDSEYSIGEYEASCLVPILLEKSGSATNEQIKQIFKQSIQQLEELCLPNVLFRFAIEMVTSQNWRTRVEVLNVMASIIDKNGASVCGNLKVVIPLITQNLNDSQSKQSSLLCLNKLYSHIKDECFKYSNISQQDKILIIGNNNNNNNNNNNNNNNNNNNNVQQQQQQQQQQQQQQPRKSLSTDEMSTQLIGCLELLKNYSITKENIEHTVEALKQFSGLMANGKLDDVFVNFAEEYFLVLTSILADTFPQVSKDATILRLCKYLIHTIISILSNKVVAKQCNVRCLEIVLNETIKLYSLAESNSSKQGTESELSKAFNQILLRILQNCNSTILFSTLLQMMSRTDNDQSIQHPGKYNDLLLRCLLRATKSLTTPSILEELNVETVLSEINSFLKSNPSLDEITRKTTKTLTSELYQNRTNQVVKFTKDIISKGQQQKYQYLLNLLIELVPKQFEDLINGNGNGNRISSGGSNNNNNNGGRVSSGGNNNNNSGRENINNININSSLDSPINDHHNSNNTTTTTTRSRTSTGSSNSQQQQLPTTSANTTTTTTTTTTTGKTQSTLSTLKINKEPRDYSGKTDSQKKELLIEIFKKIGNKDLTLDGIHDLYFFIREYPDYDITPNLNSSSQQFQAYITRNLKKIKDSMDAPKDKDDEVVNYQERLKVIQNTFYNQHNQPSSQVVNNNNNNNNNNNNNNNNNINNNNNNNNNSGGNENIAPQLSNTASMASNTLQRLRTLNPDQNSGSNNNNSHQNSPSTSSSNDLNSTVASLRQRLAQLTSKSNE; encoded by the exons atggGAGATGAAGAAGCACCATCAGGATCAATAGAGGATAGAATTAACCATAAGAATTGGAAATGGAGAGTGAGTGGTTTAGAAGAATTAACAACTAAATTTAGAAATAGTATTGAAGGTAGTGGTCCATTATTCAATGAATGGGGGCctcaatttaaaaagattctGGCTGATATCAATCCAATGTCACAAGAAAGAGCATTGGAACCTTTATCAGCATTTATAGATAGATGTGATTGTGTTAATAA attcGCAGCAAGTTATGTTGGTGTATtagttgaaaaattatttgcaTCAACTAGACCGAGAGCAAAGGAGAAAACAATTGAATGTTTGTTATTGACGATTGAAGCAGATTCAGCGGAACCAGTAGTTGAAGCATTGTTGAAAGGTACATCATCAACCTCACCAAAGATATTATTAGCATCATTAGCAGCGTTAACTCAAGCATTGAAAACATTTGGACCAAAACAAATACCAGTTAAACTTATATTGAAACAATTTTCACCATGGTTTGAGAATAGAGATAAGGGTATTAGAGATCAAGCATCTGAATTATTCATTGAAATTTATCGTTGGATTGGTAAAGCATTAATACCATTAATTAGTGAAGCGTTAACtccaattcaattaaaagcACTTCAAgatcaatttgaaaaattaccaACTGATCCTGCTGTACCTTTAAAATATACACGTTCTGAAGCTGCAAAAGCATTGGCAAATGCTTCAAAAGGTATTCAAGCAA AACCAGAAGTTGTTGAAGAAATTGATCCATATTCATTAATGACAGCAGTTAATattttaccaaaattaaCAAGTGAATTTTATGAAGGTTTACAAGCTAAAAAATGGCAAGAAAGATCTGAACAAATGGATAAATTAGTAACAATTTTAACAAATACACCTAAAATTGAAACTGCTGATTTTAGTGAACTTTGTAAAgctttaaaaaaa ATTTTAGCAGATGTTAATGTTATGATTGTACAAAAAGCAGTtgtttcaattggtttattagCAGATTCATTAAGAGGTGGATTTACAAGTTATGTTAAACCATTTATAACACCAATTTTAGAGAAAtttaaagagaaaaagacAAGTGTTTTACAATCAGTTCATACTACAATGGATAGTTTAGTTggaaaatcaatttcattatcagATATTATCGATGAACTTACAGCGACTATGCAATCAAAAGTACCACAAATTAAACAAGAGGTATTGGTATTCATTTGTAATTCAATCACCAATACAAAGAAACCAGCTGATATCACTAAAGTAACTAAACAATTGACAAAGATTTTCATGGAGGCATTAAATGATACTGATAGCAATATTAGAGATAATGCATCTAAAGCATTCGCTGCATTGGGTGGTATCATTGGTGAGAGAGCAATGACACCATATCTAAATCAAATCGATCCAATTAAagcaaagaaaattaaagataatatgCCAGCAGTTGCAACACCAGTTACAATAACACCACAACCATTGGCGCCTGttgatttaaaagatattgattTACCAgttagtagtagtaataaaaaaccagcagcagcaacaggtaattcaaaatcatcatcaacaactacaCCAACAGGAAGATCATCAAATTCttcaccattaccaccaccaccatcatcatcagatgatattaaaaataaattaatcgGAGCAGGTATagtaaataatgaaattattgaagGATTAGGTAAAACTCAATGGAAAGATAGATTACAAGCAGTTGATGATATTTTAGAGAATGTTAAAGGTTTAACAGCAGATTCAATCAATGGTATGTCTGAATCGATTATACAATTATTATGTGATAAACCAAGTTTAAAAGAATCCAATTTTCAAGTTTTATCAAgtatattttcaatattcaTTCAATGTTGTAAGAATGATTCAAATTTCACTCAACAACGTTGTGCTAATAGTTATTTAACCACATGTATAGAGAAGTTAACAGatgttaaattaaaagagatCTCtagtgaattattattttcaacagGTGAGTCGATAACACCTCATGCAGTGTTCACatcaatttatcaatttacAAGCAATCATAAGAATCCAAAGATCATTGCAGACTCTTTGGTTTGGATTCAACAAgcaattgatgaatttggtATTGGATGTTGCTCGAATGGTATTCAACAATTGAAACCATTGTTAGATTATACTAAACAATGTTTAGAATCTACGAATCCAGATGTAAAAAAATCagcaattaaattattatgtacaattaaaatcaatattggAGCTACTTTAACCGATTTTTTAGGTGATGTAAAGAAACCAACGATGGAGGTACTCGATAgggaatttcaaaaaatacgTGACCAAAAACCACCAGTACCAAATAGACAATGGAAGGGTATGCCACCACCAGGTTCAGCACCAGTTCAAATCGAATTCCCAAGAGTTGATATCTCTGTAAAGTTAACACCAGCCATTATCACTAATCTATCCGATGCCAATTGGAAAACTCGTTCAGATGCATTGGATGAGATTGAGAGGATTATCATTGATGCCAATAGAAAGATTCAACCAAAATTGGGTGGACTAATACCTGCTTTAAAGAATAGATTGACCGATAATAATCAGAAATGTACCATTACAACATTGAATATCATTGGTATGCTTTCACAGGCAATGGGTGGTCAATCATTTGAAAAGCATGCTCGTCTATTGATACCAGGAATTCTATTGTTGTTGGGTGATTCAAAGAAACCCGTCAGAGATGCTGTCATTAGTTGTATGAATGTAATAGTTCAATCCGATTTGGGATTCGATGTTTTCATTGGTTCATTGGCAGCACCAATGATTCAAGAATCTGCATTCACTCGTAAGGAATCATTAGCTTGGACAATTGTAAATGTTACCAATATGAAAGCTGCACCTATACCATCAGAAATCAATACATTGGCAAAAGGTATCATTTCATGTTTACAAGATAAATCTGCTGAAATTCGTTCATTAgctgataatttattatcaatacttTGTACTCAAATACCactaattgaatttaaaaaagaattaaaacatGTTAAACCTGCTAGTCAGCCATCAATTCAAACAATACTTgataaatattatcaaaaaactGGTCAACCAATTCCACCAccttcaaaaacaaaacaatcaacttcatcatcatcatcatcatcatcaactacTTCACAACAATCTTCAACACCATCTTCACCACAACCAAtaagacaacaacaacaacaacaacaacaacaaccaactcaaccacaacaacaacaacaacaacaacaacgtaGATCAATTTTACAATCAAATAATGGAGCAAGTAATTgtgaatttataatatttgatATTAATGGTAAAATGAATAGACAAAAAACCAATCAAATACCAAGTTGGCATTTTATTGAACCAACTGAAGAGGTAGTAGAGATACTTCAAGATCAAGTTTTACAATGTTTTACAGAGGAATTTGCAAATTTAATGTTTTCAAGTTTACCATCAAATTCACAACATATGTCAGATTTAATGATTGGTATGATTGAACAAAACCCAGAGGCAATCATATCAGTAttggatattttatttagatggataacatttaaattatttgatactGGCTTGGCTAGTCAAAAGAGGGTTTTAAAGATATTGGAAATATTATTGAATAAATTGATAGATTCTGAATACTCGATTGGAGAGTATGAAGCATCATGTTTGGTACCAATACTTTTGGAGAAATCAGGTAGTGCAACCAATGAACAAATCAAACAGATCTTTAAACAATCGATTCAACAATTGGAAGAACTTTGTTTAccaaatgttttatttaGATTTGCAATTGAAATGGTTACATCACAAAATTGGAGAACTCGTGTTGAAGTTTTAAATGTTATGGCATCAATTATTGACAAGAATGGAGCATCGGTTTGTGGAAACCTTAAAGTGGTTATTCCATTAATCACTCAAAACTTGAATGATTCTCAATCAAAACAATCATCATTACTTTGCCTTAATAAACTTTATTCACATATTAAAGATGaatgttttaaatattcaaatatatCACAACaggataaaatattaattattggtaataataataataataataataataataataataataataataataataataataataatgttcaacaacaacaacaacaacaacaacaacaacaacaacaacaaccacgtaaatcattatcaacagATGAAATGTCAACACAATTAATTGGTtgtttagaattattaaaaaattatagtattacaaaagaaaatattgaacATACAGTTGAAGCATTGAAACAATTTTCAGGATTAATGGCAAATGGTAAACTTGATGAtgtatttgtaaattttgcAGAAGAGTATTTCTTAGTTTTAACAAGTATTTTAGCAGATACATTCCCACAGGTATCAAAGGATGCTACAATACTTAGActttgtaaatatttaattcataCTATTATCTCTATACTTTCAAATAAGGTTGTGGCAAAACAATGTAATGTTAGATGTTTAGAGATCGTTTTAAATGAAACCATTAAATTGTACAGTTTGGCCGAATCAAATTCAAGTAAACAAGGAACTGAATCTGAATTATCGAAAGCATTCAATCAAATTCTATTACGTATCCTTCAAAATTGTAATAGCACCATACTGTTTAGTACGCTACTTCAAATGATGTCTAGAACTGATAATGATCAAAGCATTCAACATCCTGGTAAATACAATGATCTTTTGTTACGTTGCTTATTACGTGCTACTAAATCTTTGACAACTCCTTCTATTTTGGAGGAATTAAATGTCGAAACCGTCTTATCGGAAATTAATTCCTTCTTAAAATCAAATCCTTCCCTAGATGAAATCACCAGAAAAACTACAAAAACTCTTACTTCTGAACTTTATCAAAATAGAACTAATCAAGTtgttaaatttacaaaagatATCATATCAAAAggtcaacaacaaaaatatcaatatttacttaatcttttaattgaattagtaccaaaacaatttgaagatttaataaatggtaatggtaatggtaatagaaTAAGTAGTGGTggcagtaataataataataataatggtggtagagttagtagtggtggtaataataataataatagtggaagagaaaatataaataatattaatattaatagtagtTTAGATTCACCAATTAATGATCAtcataatagtaataatacaacaacaacaacaacaagatctAGAACTTCAACTGGTTCAAGTaattcacaacaacaacaactacctACAACTTCAGCAaatactacaacaacaacaacaacaacaacaacaactggtAAAACTCAATCAACATTATcaacattaaaaattaataaagaaccAAGAGATTACTCAGGTAAAACAGATTCACAAAAGAAAGagttattaattgaaattttcaaaaaaattggaaataaagatttaacaTTGGATGGTATTCATGAtttatatttctttattagaGAATATCCAGACTATGATATaacaccaaatttaaattcaagtTCACAACAATTCCAAGCATATATCACTAGAAATCTTAAAAAGATTAAGGACTCAATGGATGCAccaaaagataaagatgatgaagttgtAAATTATCAAGAAAGATTAAAAGTAATTCAAAATACATTTTATAATCAACATAATCAACCATCATCTCaagttgtaaataataataataataataataataataataataataataataataataatattaataataataataataataataataatagtggtggtaatgaaaatatagCACCACAATTATCAAATACTGCATCAATGGCTTCAAATACACTTCAACGTTTAAGAACTTTAAATCCTGATCAAaatagtggtagtaataataataatagtcatcaaaattcaccatcaactagttcatcaaatgatttaaattcaactgTCGCTTCACTTAGACAAAGATTGGCTCAATTAACTAGTAAATCTAAtgaataa